Within the Chloroflexota bacterium genome, the region GATCAGCGCCGCCGCGCATAGGAAAACGTTCAGCAGCCCGCCTGCCAGCCCCAGCGTCAGCAGCTGGAAGCCTGACAGCACAACGCCCAGGGCCGGCAGGAAGCGGGTGAGCAGGCCGCCGAACAAGAACACCCCCATCCCGAACTCGAGGAAGGCGATCCAGAGGGTGATCTCCAGCGGCTGCATCCCGCCGACGACGGGCCAGGCCTGCCAGGCCGTGTGCTCGGCGAAGAGCTGCCGGAGATCCCACATCCCATAGATGTGCGCGGCGCCCTGGTACATGAACCCTGCCCCGGTCAGCAGCCGGAGCCAGAGCAGCAGGCGACGAGATGACATAGATGGTGGCCTCAGAGCATGCGGAGGGATCGGTCAGGGGCGGGCGACAAACAACCCGCACGAGGATTGTGCCCCATGCGGGTTGCTTGCCGTCAGCGAACCGTCACGATGCCGAGTGTCAGCCGCCGAGCTTGGACCGCACGTAGGCGAGGCCGGCCTCGAGCTGCGTGTCCTTGCCGGCTCGGAACTGGGCCGGGTCCAGCTCGACCACGTCATCCGGCTCCAGCCCGACCTTGTTGATCACCCGGCCGTTCGGCGTGTTGATGATCTGGACCGTCACGAAGAGGCCGGAGCCGTCCACCATCTCGACCGGCACCGCCGCCGCGACTGCGCCGGCCGTCTTCGTGCCGATGATCCGCGCGAAGCCGTTCTCCTGAAGCGCCGCCGCCATGATCTCGCTCATCGAGCCGCTGTTACCGTTCGTGAGCACGGCGATGGGGATGTCGCGGTTCCAGTAGTCGCCCCAGGTCGAGACGGTCCGCTCGCCGCGCCGGTCGACCTGTCGGTAGATCGGCTTCGACTGCGGCATGATCCGGCTCAGGATCTCTTCGCCGGTCGCCACGACGCCGCCGGTATTGCCGCGCACGTCGATGATCAGGGCGCGGACGTCCGCTGCTGCGAACTTCTCCATCGCCTGGTTGAACAGCGGCAGCGCATCCTGCACGGCGAACGTGCGGATCTGGAGGTAGCCGATGTTGCCGTCGAGGATCTTCGCGCGGATCCAGTCGTAGGAGATCGTGGCGCGCGTCATCGTCTTGGTGATCGGCTCGGCCACGCTGCCCCGTCGGACCGTCAGCGTGACCTGCGTCCCGTTCTCTCCGCGCACGCGCGTGCTGGTGTCCGCCGAGGTGAGACCCTCAATCGACTCGCCGTTGACCGCGACGAGCTGATCGCCCGGCATCAGGCCGGCCGCCTCAGCCGGGCTGCCCTCGAAGACGTCCGTGATGACCAGATCCTGCGTCATCTGGATGCCGACGCCAGAGTACCGATTGCGGTTCTGCAGCTCGGCCATCTGCTGCCGGTAGATCTCTGGGGGGAGGTAGTAGGTGTGCGGCTCGTCAAACGACCGCGCCATGCCGTCCACCATCGCGCGGTCAAGAATCTCGACCGGGCCCTTGTCGCCCAGCGCCGCCTTCATTTTGGCGTAGGCCGGCAGGAACAGCCGCCAGTCCTCGCTGCGATTGCCCGTGAACGCCGGCCGCTCGGCCAGCGGATCGGCGACCTGCTTGCTCTCCAGGTAAAAATGCGCGCCGTTCAGTGCACCATTCAGGATGTCGCCCGGCTTCGTCGGGATCACGAACCGATCCAGCAGCAGGTCGTACGCCTGGCGGACAATCGGGCCGGGCTGCGCACCGCCCTGTTGCGCGAGGTCCGGCGTCGTTGCCTGGGACGCATGCTCGACGGCTGCCAGGGCGCTGACGGCGCTGGCCCGAGCAACGGCCGGCTGCACCGCCGGCAGCCCGAGGGTGACAAGGAACAGGAAGGCAAGAAGCCGGAAGACTCGTGGCACGGTAGCAGACCCCCCGCGTATGCATTCGAGGATACCACAGCGGTTTGCACAGACCATCGTGTTTCAGGAAGTGTGCGTCGCGACAGGCTCACGTGCGCCGTGCCGCGCCGCGGCGTGCCACCAATCGTGACGATCTGTGAAAGATGTCGCGCAAAACACTGACACCGGCCACAATGATCGGTACGCTACAACCACTATCCTGATAACAACCATCCTCAGCGACCATCATCCTGAAGCACGACTGGCGCGGCGGCCACCTGTGTTGCTGTCCGCTGCGCGCGACGATCTGGAGTCGGAAGCGGCGATGTTCACGCACCTGTACGAAGTTGTCCGGCAGCGTGCCGTGGCCTGGCCCAACGCCATCGCGCTCGGCAGTCAGCAGGGGCTGCTCTGGAAGACGGTCGACAGCCGGCAGCTCCTCGACCTGACCGACCGGCTGGCCGACGAGCTGGCCCAACGTGGCATCCGCGAGGGGGACCGCGTCATCACCTGGCTCCCCAGCTCCTGGCAGACGCCGATCTACCTGTTCGCCTGCTGGAAGCTCGGCGCGATTGTCGTGCCGTTCGACCGCGAGATGAACCAGGACGCCGCGGCGCGCATCGTAGAGCGCGTCGAGCCGCGCCTGATCGTCGTGGACGGGCAGGAGCCGCCGGCCTGGGCGCCCGACGATCTGAGCGTGACGTGGTGGGAGCCGGGGTCGCGTGGCGGGACTGCCAGCGGGCCGTGGACCCAGCCCGCTGAGGCTCTGGCCGCGATCTTCTTCACCTCAGGGACGACGGGCAACCCCAAGGGCTGCATGATCTCGCACAGCAACCTCACCTCACAGCTGGTCGGGGCGGCGGACGTCATCCCGCTGGACACGGACTGTCGTCTGGCGAGCATCCTGCCGCTCTCGCACCTGTTCGAGATGACCTGCGGGATGCTCTACCCGATCTCGCGTGGCTCGGCCATCCACTACGTACCGAGCCGGCGCGGCCCGGACATCCTGCGGGTGCTCCAGGAGCAGGCCATCACCCACATGGTGGCCGTGCCACAATTATTGACGATCATGGGGCAGACGCTCGACGGGCAGCTCCGCGAGAAGCTGCCGGCGCCGGTCTACACCGCCCTCTTCAAGCTGGCGGATCGGCTGCCGTTCGGGGCGCGCCGCAAGCTCTTCTTTCCGATCCACAAGAAGATGGGCGGCTCGATGCGGCTGTTCGCGGCCGGCGGCGCGGCGCTCCCTGCCGAGACGCAGCGGCTCTGGGAGAAGATGGGTGTCCGGGTGGTGCAGGGGTACGGCACCAGCGAGTGCTCGCCGATCATCGCGGGGAGCCTGTCGGACGGCTCGACGCCCGTCGGCAGCGTCGGGCGGCCGTTGCGTGGCGTCAGCGTGCGCCTGACGCCCGAGGGTGAGCTGCAGGCGCACGGACCGAACGTGATGCGCGGCTACTGGAAAGACCCCGAGCGCACCGCCGAGGTGCTCCACGACGGCTGGTACTCGACGGGCGACCTCGCGCGGATCGACGAGCAGGGCAACATCTTCCTGGCCGGCCGCGCCAAGGAGCTGATCGTCCTGCCGTCCGGCCTGAACGTCTGGCCGGAGGATGTGGAGACGGCCCTCAAGGCCGACGCTGCCGTCAAGGACGCCGCGATCATCGGGGTGCCGACGGCGGGCGGCGGCATGGTGTTGCATGCGTATCTGATCCCCGCCAGCGAGGCCGAGCGCCAGCGCGACGTCTCCCCCATCGTGGCGGCGGCGAACGGTCGGCTGGCGCAGCATCAGCGCGTCGCGACGGCCTCCTGGTGGCCCGACCCCGACTTCCCGCGTACCTCGACGCTGAAGGTCCGGCGGCACCTGTTGCCCCTGCCGGAGGCGGTCCAGGCGACGGCCATCGACAGCACCCTGGCTGCCGACGACCCGGTCGGGCAGGCCGTGGCGACGGTCGCGAAGGTGCCCTCCGTCACGGACGCGCAGACGCTGGGCGAGCTTGGCCTGGACAGCCTGGCGATGCTCGACCTGGGGCTGGCGCTGGAGGACAAGACCGGCAAGGCCGTGGGCGAGTCCGATCTGACGCTCGACATGACGGTGGCGCAGGTCCGCGAGACGCTGGCGAAAGCGCCGCCGGTCGGGGCCGGCTCGGGCGGTGCACCGCGCCGCGGCTCCGAAAGGATCAACGCCAGCCAGCCGCTCTGGCCGTACACCTGGGGGCGCGTCTTCCGGGGGCTGCGCTTCCCACTGACGCTGGCCTACCGCACCTGGGTCACGAAGACGGTGGTGCTGGGCGAGGAGCACCTGACGGGCCTGCCACAGCGGCTGATCCTGGCCGGCACCCACCACGCCCACGCCGACGAGCCGCTGGTGCGCACCGCGTTGGCGAAGACCCCGGCCGCCGCCAGCCTGTCGAATCGGCTGGTGGTGGCGGCGCGCGCCAACGCTTTCGACACGATGCCCGGCCCGGCCGCGTGGTACGCCATCCTGGCGCTGGGCCTCTACCCGCTCCGTCAGTACGGCGAGCAGGACGTGAGTCTGCGGGTGCTGGCTCGGCTGGTGCAGGGTGGCAACCCGCTGCTGATCTTCCCGCAGGGCCGCCACACGCCGCCGTCCGAGGAGCGGGCTGGCCTCGCCAGTGCTGTGTTCAAGCCGGGCGTCGGGCATCTGGCGGCGGCGCTCGATGCGGCGGTGTTGCCGTTCGGGCTGGCCGGCACCGAGGGCGTGATGCCGGAGGACGAGCACCTGAAGCCGTGGTTCATGGTCGGGGACACCCCGATCCTGATCCGGAAGGGGCCATTGGCGATTGCGTTCGGAGCGCCCCTGCGCCTGGAGCCGGGCGAGTCGCCGGTCCACTTCACGCAGCGGCTCCAGGACGCGAGCTTCGCGCTGACCCGCCAGGCCGAGGCGGCGCTCAGCCGGTAGGATCGTGAACGTCCCTGACATGGGTTGATGAATGGAGTTCGGATCGGGAAGCGGCTGCCGAAAAGACCTGGGGCCCTCATGATCGCCGACGCTACGGCCTGGAACCAGTCCACCCAGGTGGTAGGGTTCATACCGACGACGGAACTACGTGGGATAACGGGCCATGATCGAGCGCAGCCACCAAGATCGTCACGCATTGATCGCGGAGTACCCTGACATCAATGGCGGCTACCCGGTCATCGCGATGACCAGAATTGCCGTGCGGCTCGTCGTGGAAGCGTTCCGGCAGCTTGGCAATGTTGATGAGACGGTGGAAGCCTTCCCTCAACTGCGATCCGAGCAGGTGGCAGCAGCCCTGGCCTACTACGAGCAATATCCTCAGCGCGTTAACGAGGACACAGAGCGGAACGCAAGGGCGCTGAACGCACTACGCGCTCGCTGATGCCCGGTCTTGGCATCCGCCTCTTCGCCGACGAAATGGTGAATCCACGCGTGGCATCGGTCCTGGCCCGGATGGGCTACGACATCGAGAGTTGCCAGTGGGCCGGCCGCGCAAATCAGTGGATCTCGGACGAGTCGCAGTTGCAGTATGCAACCGATCAGGGGCGCGCCATTCTCACGTTCAATGTCGGAGACTTCCTGCGCCTGGATCAGCGTTGGAAAACCCTGGGACGTCGGCACGCAGGTATCGTGGTTGCCGAGCAAGTGCTGCCGCTCCCAGAGCTTATCCGTCGTGTGCAGTTGCACCTCGACTCTGTACATCCCGAGACGCAGGAGAATGCAGTCCTTGAGTTGGCTCGCTAGAGGTCAGGGCGAGGGCGGTGGGCTCTCGGCGGGTGGGCGGCCGTTCGTGCGGGCGGCGAGGCTGTTGGTCAGGAACTCCGAGATGTCGAGGATCGGGAGCGTCTCGAAGACGCCCTTGGCGCGTGCGCCGTCCTCCAGCATGATCATGCAGTAGGGGCAGGCCACGGCCACCTGATCCGGCTGTTCGGCCTGGATGTGCTCCATCCGCAGGTGGTTGACCCGCGTGCCTCTGCGCTCCTCGAACCAGATTTTGGCGCCGCCAGCCCCGCAGCACATGGCGTTGCGACGACAGCCAGCCCGGACCTCCTTGCGCTCAAGGCCGGGGATGGCGTCGAGCACCTCGCGGGGCTGCTCGTAGATGTCCTGGTAGCGGCCGAGGTAGCAGGGGTCGTGGTAGGCCACACTGCCGTTGCCGTTCAGCGGGACGGTGGGCCGAAGCGTGCCGCTGCTGACCAGCTCGGCGAGGTACTCGGCGTGGTGGCGGACGGTGTACAGGCCGCCAAGCTGCGGATACTCATCCTTGAGCGTGTTGAAGCAGTGGGGGCAGGAAGCCAGAATCGTCTTCGAGGGTGGGCTGCCGTCTTCTGGCTTGCCCATGCCCAGCTCGTTGAGCGTGGCGACGTTCTCGCCGGCCAGGATCTGCCACAGGTACTCGTTGCCGGCACGGCGGGCGGGGTCTCCGGTGCAGGTCTCCCCGCGCCCGAGGATCGCGAAGCGGATGCCGGCGGTCTGGAGCAGCCCGGCCAGCGCCCGTGCGACCTTCTGGTTGCGCTCGTCGTACGATCCGGCGCAGCCGACCCAGTAGAGCACGTCGATCTCGTCGGCGGTGACATCCTCCCCGAGGACCGGGATGGGCGTCTCCATGGCCTTGGCCCAGTTGGCGCGGTCAGAGCGTGGGAAGCGCCAGGGGTTGCCGGCCGCTTCGAGATTGTCGAAGAGGCGCTGTAGTTCTGGCTCGAAGCGGCTCTCGACCAGCACGAGGTTCCGCCGCATTTCGACGATCTTCGGCACGTGCTCGATGAAGACGGGGCAGGCGTCGACGCAGGCGCGGCAGGTGGTGCAGTCCCAGAGGACGGCGTCGGTGATGACATCGCCGACGAGCTGGACGGCGGGAGCATCCGAGGCTGGCTCGGTCGCGGCGGTCGCGGCGGCGGCCTGCTCTCCACCACTCCCACCCTCGGCGGCAGGGGCGGCAGTGGCGGCCCGCAGGGCGCCTGGAGCGGCCAGGGCCGGGTTGACGGCCCCGGTCGGCGTGACGTTGGCGGCGCCGTCGCCGTCGTCGCCGCGCGCCTTGCGGGTGCGGGCGTACGGTGTGGGGCCAGATCCGGTCAGCAGCTGGTTGCGAAGGTCGAGGATCAGGAGCATCGGCGAGAGCGCCTTGCCGGTGCGTGACGCGGGGCAGGCCAGCTCACAGCGGGTGCACTCGGTGCAGGCCTGCACGTCGAGCCGATCCTTCCAGGTGAGGTCGGAGAGCTTCGCGAGGCCGATGGGCGGCGGATCCTGCTCGAACGCTTTCTCGATGTCGATGAACGCGAGGGCGCCCTTCGGCTCGAGGCTCTGGAAGTAGATGTTGGCCGGGCCGGCGAAGATGTGGCGCAGCTTGGAGTAGGGCAGGTAGGCGATCCAGGCGAGCGCCAGCACGAGGTGGAACCACCAGAGGCCGAGGTGCAGCCCGCGCAAGGCCCCCGCGCCCAGGCCAATGCCCGAGAGCGCCAGCCCCACCCCGTACCCGACCGGCGACCAGATGGCCCATGGATCGGCGGTGGCGATGATCCGCGCCCCCTCGATGACGAAGCCGGTGATGAGGATGACCTGGAAGCCGCCGAGGATCAGCCAGTCATCCAGGATGCTGCGGGGATCGCCCGGGCGGTACAGCCGGTCGTGGCGCGGCTCGGGGCCGGCCGAGCGCCGGAGTATCGTCAGGCCGAGGCCGATGACGGCTCCGAGGCCGAGCACGTCGAGGATCAGCGACTGGAACCAGAGGTAGAAGTCGCCCTGCATGATGCGGAAGACCGGGAAGAACTGCCCGAGATCCTCGTGGATGAAGACGACGACGGTGCCGATGAACAGCACGACGAAGCCCCACGAGAACAGCAGGTGGGCGAAGCCGCTGTAGCGCCGCTGCAGGGTGCGGCCCTGCGCGAGGGCGTGGGACAGCAGCAGCTTGACGCGGCGGCCGGGCTGGTCGAAGCGGTCGGCCGGTTGCCCGGCGGCGAGCAGCAGGTAGTACCGATACGCCCCGTACGCGAAGGCGACGGCCGCGACGACGACCAGCGCGTACATGATCCAGATGCCCTGGATGTTCCAGTAGACCTCGCGTGTCGGGGCGGTGGTGGGCACAGTGGCTCCTGCGAGGGGGTGGCGACGCCCCATGGTAGCAGAGGGTACGGCATCGCCTACACTCCCTGTACCAGCGCACCGGGAGGGTGAGGGTCCGATGTTCCAGCACGTCATCAGCACCGAGGCAGAGCTGCGCGATCTGATGGGCCAGGCGAGCGAGGGCGCGATCAAGAAGGAGACGACCTACCTGACGCCGGAGTGCATCGCCTACATCGAGCGTTCGCCGTTTGTGCTGCTGGCAACCTCCAGCACCGATGGCCGCTGCGACGTCTCGCCGAAGGGCGATCCGAACGGATTCGTCAAGGTGCTGGACGAGCGGCATCTGGTGATCCCGGATCGGCCGGGCAACAAGCGGTTCGACGGGCTGCGGAACCTGCTGGAGAATCCGCAGATCGGGTTGATCTTCCTGGTGCCGGGCCGCCACGAGACGCTACGGGTGAACGGCCGGGCCAGCATCACCAACGATCCTGACCTGCTGGACTCGATGAAGGTGCAGGGCAAGCGGCCCTGGTTCGGCATCGGGGTCGAGGTCGAGGAGTGCTTCCTGCACTGCGGGAAGGCGTTCCTGCGCTCGCAGCTGTGGGAGCCGGCCGCCTGGCCGGATCTGGCGACGGTCCCGACCGGCGGCGCGCTGCTGAGCGGGACACGGCGGGGCGTGGGGATGACGGCGGAGCAGATCGAGCAGGGGCTGAAGGATGCCTACACGGTGACGATGTACTGAGGCAGGCAAGGCCTTCACCCCTTGCCCAAGAGAGGCCGCCCCTCACCCCCGACCCGCTGCGCGGAGCGACTATCGGCTTCCACGAACCCTTCGCAGGCTCAGGGCGGGCTGGCCCCTCACGTTCGGCGGATCCCCGTGTCGCCGATCTCATCTCCGGCGCGGAGAGGGGGAGCCGGACAGTGTCTGGTCGTCAGGTCCGCTGCCGGAGTGCGGTGGGGTCTATTCAGAAGAATGCGGCAGGCGCGAGCGATGGCAGAACAGGGGGCACGAGTTCCAGATCGGCCGAAGATCTACCACATCACGCACGTCAACAATCTGGAGAGAATCGTGGCGGCGGGCGTGCTGTGGTCCGATGCGGAACGCATCTCGCAGGGGATGGACTGCGAGGTCGTCGGGATGTCGAGCATCAAGGCGCGTCGACTGGAGCGGTTAGAGGTCGGCTGCCATCCCGGGACGAAGGTGGGCGAGTACGTGCCGTTCTACTTCTGCCCACGCTCGATGATGCTGTATATCCTGCACATGGGCAACCACCCTGAGTTGACCTACCGTGGTGGGCAGGGGCCGCTGGTCCATCTGGAGGCAGACCTGCACAGGGTGGTGGCCTGGGCTGATGCAGCCGCCCGCCGGTGGGCGTTCAGCGATGGGAATGCTGGGGCATTCTATACCCGGTTCTACAAGGACGTGCGACAGCTCGATCAGGTGAACTGGCAGGCCGTTGCCGCGCACAATTGGCAGCCGCCAGAGATCAAGGAAGGCAAGCAGGCCGAGTTCCTGATGTACGAGCTGTTTCCGTGGCGCCTGGTGGAGCGGATCGGCGTTCAGAACCGGACAACGGCGACAAAGGCGCTCGATGCAATCTCGGCGGCGAACCATCGACCGCTGGTGAGCGTTGAAGTACCATGGTACTACTAGATCGTCCAGCCACGAGGGGAGGCGAGCCGGTGATCAAGCTGACCCGTGGCAATGTGGTGCGGGCAGACGCGGAAGCGCTCGTCAACACGGTGAACTGCGTGGGCGTGATGGGGCGCGGCGTGGCGCTCCAGTTCCGCAAGGCGTTCCCGGAGAATTACCGAGCGTACCGGGTGGTTTGCAACCGGGAGGAGCTCCGGCCCGGCGTGATGCTGGTTCACGATCTCGGTCGGTTGACCAACCCGCGCTACATCATCAACTTTCCGACGAAGCGCCACTGGAAGGGGAAGAGCCGGCTGGAGGACATCGAGTCCGGCCTGATGGCGCTTGTGCGAGAAGTCCGGGCGCGCGGCATCACCTCGATTGCGATACCGCCGCTGGGGTGCGGTCTGGGCGGTTTGCGGTGGTCTGACGTTCGCCCGAGGATCGAGCGAGCGTTCGCCGATCTGCCGGACGTCCAGGTACAGCTCTTCGAGCCGGTGGGAGAGCCGTCGCCAGATGTCGTGGCCCGTGAGGCCAGAGTACCGACGATGACGGAGGGGCGCGCGGCATTGCTTGGGCTGATGCGGCGGTATCTGGGGGCGGTGATGGACCCTGCCGTGAGCCTGCTGGAAGTGCACAAGCTGATGTACTTCATGCAGGTGGCGGGCGAGCCGTTGCGGTTACGGTATCAGAAGGCGCCGTACGGGCCGTACGCCGAGAATCTCCGTCACGTGCTGAGTGCCATCGA harbors:
- a CDS encoding macro domain-containing protein, whose amino-acid sequence is MIKLTRGNVVRADAEALVNTVNCVGVMGRGVALQFRKAFPENYRAYRVVCNREELRPGVMLVHDLGRLTNPRYIINFPTKRHWKGKSRLEDIESGLMALVREVRARGITSIAIPPLGCGLGGLRWSDVRPRIERAFADLPDVQVQLFEPVGEPSPDVVAREARVPTMTEGRAALLGLMRRYLGAVMDPAVSLLEVHKLMYFMQVAGEPLRLRYQKAPYGPYAENLRHVLSAIDGHFILGFGDGAERPDRQIELNLEASVRAERFLEDHPATRARFDRVADLIEGFETPFGMELLATVHWVTEQEGVQTAPEVTARVHAWNTRKRMFDAGHIAVALNVLREKGWLTAAAEA
- a CDS encoding PDZ domain-containing protein, whose amino-acid sequence is MPRVFRLLAFLFLVTLGLPAVQPAVARASAVSALAAVEHASQATTPDLAQQGGAQPGPIVRQAYDLLLDRFVIPTKPGDILNGALNGAHFYLESKQVADPLAERPAFTGNRSEDWRLFLPAYAKMKAALGDKGPVEILDRAMVDGMARSFDEPHTYYLPPEIYRQQMAELQNRNRYSGVGIQMTQDLVITDVFEGSPAEAAGLMPGDQLVAVNGESIEGLTSADTSTRVRGENGTQVTLTVRRGSVAEPITKTMTRATISYDWIRAKILDGNIGYLQIRTFAVQDALPLFNQAMEKFAAADVRALIIDVRGNTGGVVATGEEILSRIMPQSKPIYRQVDRRGERTVSTWGDYWNRDIPIAVLTNGNSGSMSEIMAAALQENGFARIIGTKTAGAVAAAVPVEMVDGSGLFVTVQIINTPNGRVINKVGLEPDDVVELDPAQFRAGKDTQLEAGLAYVRSKLGG
- a CDS encoding AMP-binding protein; protein product: MLLSAARDDLESEAAMFTHLYEVVRQRAVAWPNAIALGSQQGLLWKTVDSRQLLDLTDRLADELAQRGIREGDRVITWLPSSWQTPIYLFACWKLGAIVVPFDREMNQDAAARIVERVEPRLIVVDGQEPPAWAPDDLSVTWWEPGSRGGTASGPWTQPAEALAAIFFTSGTTGNPKGCMISHSNLTSQLVGAADVIPLDTDCRLASILPLSHLFEMTCGMLYPISRGSAIHYVPSRRGPDILRVLQEQAITHMVAVPQLLTIMGQTLDGQLREKLPAPVYTALFKLADRLPFGARRKLFFPIHKKMGGSMRLFAAGGAALPAETQRLWEKMGVRVVQGYGTSECSPIIAGSLSDGSTPVGSVGRPLRGVSVRLTPEGELQAHGPNVMRGYWKDPERTAEVLHDGWYSTGDLARIDEQGNIFLAGRAKELIVLPSGLNVWPEDVETALKADAAVKDAAIIGVPTAGGGMVLHAYLIPASEAERQRDVSPIVAAANGRLAQHQRVATASWWPDPDFPRTSTLKVRRHLLPLPEAVQATAIDSTLAADDPVGQAVATVAKVPSVTDAQTLGELGLDSLAMLDLGLALEDKTGKAVGESDLTLDMTVAQVRETLAKAPPVGAGSGGAPRRGSERINASQPLWPYTWGRVFRGLRFPLTLAYRTWVTKTVVLGEEHLTGLPQRLILAGTHHAHADEPLVRTALAKTPAAASLSNRLVVAARANAFDTMPGPAAWYAILALGLYPLRQYGEQDVSLRVLARLVQGGNPLLIFPQGRHTPPSEERAGLASAVFKPGVGHLAAALDAAVLPFGLAGTEGVMPEDEHLKPWFMVGDTPILIRKGPLAIAFGAPLRLEPGESPVHFTQRLQDASFALTRQAEAALSR
- a CDS encoding DUF433 domain-containing protein, which gives rise to MIERSHQDRHALIAEYPDINGGYPVIAMTRIAVRLVVEAFRQLGNVDETVEAFPQLRSEQVAAALAYYEQYPQRVNEDTERNARALNALRAR
- a CDS encoding DUF4433 domain-containing protein — encoded protein: MAEQGARVPDRPKIYHITHVNNLERIVAAGVLWSDAERISQGMDCEVVGMSSIKARRLERLEVGCHPGTKVGEYVPFYFCPRSMMLYILHMGNHPELTYRGGQGPLVHLEADLHRVVAWADAAARRWAFSDGNAGAFYTRFYKDVRQLDQVNWQAVAAHNWQPPEIKEGKQAEFLMYELFPWRLVERIGVQNRTTATKALDAISAANHRPLVSVEVPWYY
- a CDS encoding pyridoxamine 5'-phosphate oxidase family protein — its product is MFQHVISTEAELRDLMGQASEGAIKKETTYLTPECIAYIERSPFVLLATSSTDGRCDVSPKGDPNGFVKVLDERHLVIPDRPGNKRFDGLRNLLENPQIGLIFLVPGRHETLRVNGRASITNDPDLLDSMKVQGKRPWFGIGVEVEECFLHCGKAFLRSQLWEPAAWPDLATVPTGGALLSGTRRGVGMTAEQIEQGLKDAYTVTMY
- a CDS encoding DUF5615 family PIN-like protein: MPGLGIRLFADEMVNPRVASVLARMGYDIESCQWAGRANQWISDESQLQYATDQGRAILTFNVGDFLRLDQRWKTLGRRHAGIVVAEQVLPLPELIRRVQLHLDSVHPETQENAVLELAR